The following are encoded in a window of Dioscorea cayenensis subsp. rotundata cultivar TDr96_F1 chromosome 16, TDr96_F1_v2_PseudoChromosome.rev07_lg8_w22 25.fasta, whole genome shotgun sequence genomic DNA:
- the LOC120279357 gene encoding 14 kDa proline-rich protein DC2.15-like: protein MASKPSTSIALLLLFNLIFFTLLSSITATHCPPPPHKPKPNPNPNPTPSPSSGSCPRDTLKLGVCLNLLNLLNLKVGTPPKEPCCPLLNGLADLEAAVCLCTTIKANLLGLINLTLPIDLSLLLNYCGRKTPSGFICS, encoded by the coding sequence ATGGCTTCCAAACCCTCAACCTCCATAgcccttctcctcctcttcaaCCTCATCTTCTTCACCTTACTCTCTTCCATCACTGCCACCCACtgccctcctcctcctcacaAACCCAAAcccaaccctaaccctaatcccacACCTTCACCTTCCTCTGGTTCCTGCCCTAGAGATACCCTAAAGCTAGGTGTCTGTTTGAACCTTCTAAACTTGCTCAACCTTAAAGTTGGTACCCCTCCAAAGGAGCCTTGCTGCCCTCTCCTTAATGGCCTTGCTGACCTTGAGGCCGCTGTCTGCCTTTGCACCACCATTAAGGCCAATCTTTTGGGCCTCATCAACCTCACTCTCCCCATTGATCTCTCCTTGCTCCTCAACTATTGTGGAAGGAAGACTCCTTCTGGCTTCATTTGCTCTTAA